The genomic region ACTAATTCAGTCGCTCTTCATATACGGATTTTATCTGTGGGCAGAACTGACGATAGGTGCATTAATATTGGATTCGGTTTTCCAATAACCTGAGTCATGTCTCAGGCACACCACGGATAATCCCGGAAACATGCGGTTGCCCGATGGCAATGCATGATTTTCTCCCATGCCATTATTATTCTCCATAAAAGACTCTTTGTTATTATGAACAAACCTGTCTCTGAGTTGAACCTGGCCGTCTTCGCCAGGTTTTTTTATATCAGCTTTTCCACTGTATTGTCCGTTACATGATCTTTCGGGCAAAAAAATAAGTTTGCTTTTAAAAGCAAACTTATTTTTTACCCGAATATAAAGTCAATTCGTGATTATGCACTTTTCATCAATTTTGCCATGTTTCTTTTTCTCCACATTAACCATAACGGGCTTGCAATGAACACCGTTGAGTAAACGCCAGCCACAAAACCCACTATCAGAGGAAGGCTGAATTCCACAAGCGAACTTATATTATTCACGGCGGCAAAGATAAACAATGTAATAAGCGTGATCAAAGTAGTGGCGGAAGTATTTATTGTACGTGTCAGCGACTGATTGATACTGGTATTGACTATCTCGTCAAGGGTACTTTTTTTCATAAGTTTCATGTTTTCACGAATTCTGTCATATATAATAATCGTATCGTTCAGTGAATATCCTATAATGGTCAGAATCGCTGAAATAAACACTTCCCCGAGGGGATATTTCAAAATGGGATACATTGCAAGCGTTATCAGGATATCATGGATCAGGGCTATAATCGCCGTAATTGCGGCCGCCAAACCATGTATTGCGCTAAATCTCCAGGTTACATACAGAATGATAATCACCGAAGCAATTAATACTGCCCTTAGCCCGTTCAACAGGGTTTCGCGTCCGATACT from Thermoclostridium stercorarium subsp. stercorarium DSM 8532 harbors:
- the secF gene encoding protein translocase subunit SecF is translated as MKQINVVKHQKKFFLISLAVIAVGIIFYFINGIDLDIEFSGGTRIMIETNSEVDPNLAEDLVEKALGKSVTAQTQKTNNPASENETIYMLRLDIASEQTLTAKERDLVIDVISENFDVKEGGNQEMLSVEPSIGRETLLNGLRAVLIASVIIILYVTWRFSAIHGLAAAITAIIALIHDILITLAMYPILKYPLGEVFISAILTIIGYSLNDTIIIYDRIRENMKLMKKSTLDEIVNTSINQSLTRTINTSATTLITLITLFIFAAVNNISSLVEFSLPLIVGFVAGVYSTVFIASPLWLMWRKRNMAKLMKSA